TAAATATCATTGGCTGGATTAAAGGCAAACAATATATCATTACCTACCTGCGGTTCACCCAGAACAAAATCATGGGTACGGGTCATCACTTCCAGAGAATAAACCTCTCCTTGAACATAGAACTCCAGTTCATTATCACCATTTACCCGAATATCTGCTTCACCATAAGGTGCAATATGTTCTCTTCCCGTAGCTGCAGGAAATTCATCAATCAATCCAACCACATACTGCAATACCAATCCTGCATCATAAGCTCCCACAGTGCCATTACCATCCACATCAGCTCGCAATACTCGCCATTCATCCCATGGTAATGGTGCGGCTTGAGGATCAAGACCCACAATGTATTGCAAGATCAGAGAACTGTCAAAAGAATCAACCTGTCCATTATCATCAATATCACCATATTGAATTATTCCCATTTCCACATATAATGTAATGGGCACGATCAGAGAATTTTCACTGCTATTGATCAATAATTCTGCTGTATATATCCCGCTATCAAGTCCGGTTGTATCAAAATTCAGTTCTTTCACTACCTCTTCCCCAGCTTCCAGACTGCCTGATAAATCAGCTATTGTAAGCCAGTTTATATCTGTTCCATTACTTAATATATCTATCAGCCCATTTATCTGATGGGGAGCATCTCCATAATCATCTCCGGTCAATTGCCAGTTTAATTCAATATCTCCAATAAAACCAGGTAGAATTGTCAGGTTCAATGTTGCAGTTGCCGTTTCACCATTCTGCAGGTATCCCCAGCCAGAGGTTGTCTCGCCATGCCAATTGCAGCTTGCTCCATTCCCAAGTTCACCCGTAAATTCCAGTTCATCACTACCACCTGCAAAATCACCGGCACTATTAACTGTTATTCCGTCAGGAAAATCGATCACGATATCCTTAATCCATTCCCAGTCAACACTGTTATTTTCACAGGTAAATGTCCAGTCAACAGTCTCACCGGGTTCAAAGCCACCTGCACTGCAGATCAATGTAGAACCCTCAATACTCCTGTTACCTGTAGTTTCATCAATGAAAATTGTATATGTTAATGAGCCTTCATAATTATTATTTTTTAAGGTCAATTCACTTATTCCAGTCTCATCAGCACCCATAAGCATATCTATGGCATCAATATCAGAGATCAATCCGGCTTCTGCCGTTATTATTTCACCAATTGTATATGTCCACACCTGATCACCAGCAGTCGCTGTGATGTCAAAGGTTAGCGGTTGTCCATTTAAGGCCTCTTCACTGATACTGAAACTGAATATTTCTTCCAGATCGATCATCTCATTCTGTCCTATTGTAACTATATATTCACTACCATCTATGATGAAAATATCAGGACTTTCGCAGGTTAATAAGAATTCCACATCATCGGCATCTTCATCGCCAATATTGATCAATGTTATGCCCAGATCAGCATATTCCCCGGCGTTTAATACATCATCATCACCTGAACTTAATGTATAATTTACCATCTGTAAATATGCTCCGCCGGCTGTCATTAATTGGATATCCCGAATATCGGTTATCTTATTATACGCACTCACTGTCAAAGTAAGGTCACAAGGTTCCTCTGGAAGCACTCCCAAAGCTAAATAGGCATTGCCATCAGCCCCACTGTATCCCTGGGCTAATATCTCTCCCTGATAACTCAGGCAAATAAGTGCGCCCTCAATCCCTGTTTCCACTACATAACTCTCCTGCCCTATCACAATTGTAGGAGAACAGGTTATATCCATTGCAGCTGGCTGCATCGTTCGCACCTGCAAAGAAGGATCACCAAAGATATGCCACGTCTTTGCCATGGAAACAGCACCGCTTTCGTCTATCATATAAGATACACCATTGAACCACAATCCACCCAGAGTATTAAGATCTTCATCACACATCAGATCTATTGATTCATCCTGAGCATACATTGGTGGTGCCCAGCTTTGATTGATCGATGATGCAAAAATTGCTGTTGCCCCGGTTGGAGCACCGTTATGAGTTGCTCGCATCCAGGCTTCTGCAAAACAGGTTGTGCTGGTGAAATTACCATTTACGCAGGCTATAGACTGGATAAAAGGCAGCATATAATCATTCGTAAGTGCATTTACATAGGTTATATTAAATCCTGTTGTTGACCAGGAAGAAGTGCTGCCATGTCCACAATAATTAATGATTCCCCTGCCCTCATTCAAGGCATTTGAAACCATTGAGGCATTACCCCCATTAGTATCATAAATTTCATCTACTTCCAGATAACCATAATCCAAAAGATCGTCTCGGATATATCCCATATGAACATAATCAGCTTCACCATAATGACCCTGATTGGCTCCCTGTGATGAGGCAATACCAACACCTTTTTGCATCCATGTGCCTTCAACAATATCTCGCTCATAATATACTGATCTTTCTACCTGAGTAGCAGCTTGTGCTGCTGTCTGGGCAGAAAATCTTCCGATAAATATCTCTGAATAATAATCATTACCTTCCAGATATGTATATTGAGGGTCTCCACCAGCTCCGCTGTATAGCTTGCTTGCCACCTGAGCATGATCACCAGCCAGTAACACCCATACCAGTCCATCATCTGCTTCATATTCTGAGGTTATATAATTCTGAATACTGGTGGAATTATTACCAATTGTGGCTACATCCACGATAGTTGTAGCTATTCCCTTCTGATTTTTCCAATCCACAAAAGGCTGCATTTCATCAATAAAATCACCATCACTGATGATCACCATTCTACCTGCTTGCTCTTCTATCACATCATAGCGATCACGGGTATAATTGATAAAATGCCGTTTATATAATTCAGCAAATTCATGATTGATCGCTGATGACTCACTGATTTTTACATTTTCACTGCTCAATCCGTCTGAAGCTATTCTTAATTCCAGATGTGTATATACTCTTAAAATGCCTGTAGCTCCATTATACTGAAATGGGTTAATTTTTACTGATATCCCCCGATAGTCGCGGAAAATATAGGGATTACCCAGATCTGCCACTACTCCCGGAAAATATTCATTCTCTAAATATATATCACCAAAACTGTAATCTATATCTGCGGGATCAATCTCACGAGATAGTATCCCTTTGGATGGTGCCACATTCATATCCAGGTCTATATACTCGCTGGATAATATTTCCACTTCCATTGCTGATCTGCCGGGAATGATCACATTCCTGTTTACTTGAGGTAATCCTGGTGCTCCTGCCTGCTGCCATATGCTTTCATCTTTTAGTATTATCTGATTCCAGATTTCACCGTCTATGGTAATATCTCCGGTTTCAAAACTTCCACAGTTATACTCAATGATCGTATTTCCCGCTGTCCCATCAAGTACAATAATTCCATTTTCGCTGTCACCCAAATTTACAGTTTCCGCTCCCAGAATCAGGATAGTTGACATAATCAATAATGCAACTGTCAATTTCTTCATATTTAGCCTCCATTTTTATTTAAATTCAATTTACCACACCTTTTCACATATTAATTTAAGCAATTTTCATTCCCAAAATCATACTATAAGCTAATTACACCATAACTTATTATTATCTATATATCATTATCTAACTCGAATATCATCATTACCCGACTATAACTAAAAAAAACATCCGCTGGTGTCCCACATCGAGTCCTAAATTGTCTCATATTTTATATTACTAATTTTCTCACTTATCTTAGCATTAGAAACTTGCTGAATAATGGTTTTCCACTTCCTTCGATCTTTACCAGATATATTCCGCTACTGTAAAATTCTCCCCTGGTATCTTTACAATCCCAATTGATCACTCCATTTCTTACCGGGATTTTGATGGATTCCAGCATTTGCCCTTTTACATTGAATATCTTAAGTTCTGTATTGTCACTTATAAAATTAATCTCATACCTGAAACTTATCTCCCCTCTTGTCATCCCTGCGTAAAAGGGATTTGGATATACGAAAAGTGCATTCCCGGCAATGATCTCATCATTATCACCCTGGTTAACACCGTATGGCAAAGACCCCATATCTTTCCGACTGCCGTCAGCATCCTGATCATCAAGATCTGTCTCCCAGTTTTCTCCATCTCCATCTGTATCTGGATTCCCACTATCTATGCATGGTGAATCCTCCTGCAAATGCAGATCATAATTCCCGGCATCAACAAACAGGGGATAACTTGAGATATTTCCTTCCCCTTCCAGGAATTCCTCAAGGTTTGAATAAATTACACTCATATTTGCATTATCTTCCAAAATAACCGCATCTTCATCATTTCCCCAGATAATCAGATTCATGGCATTGATATTACTATTCCCGCTGCCAAAGATAGCTGAACCTTCATCTCCATAATTATTATAAAAGGTTAAATTACGTAAAACGGGTTCTGCATCTACGCAATAGACAGTCCCCCCATCTCCAGTAAGATAATTCTCATAAAAAGTTATATATTCGATCAAAGGTGTTCCACCCTCAATATAAATCCCTGCACCTTCCGCAGCCATATTGTAATAGACCTTCATATCATGTATATAAACAGGTCTATCACCTAACCTGATCGCACTCCCCCCTGCACTGTGAGTGATAGTAAAACCTGCTAATTCCTGAAAAATATCTCCTTCAAAAATCGTTACTACATCATCCCCATCTCCATATAGCACTGTCTGATTGATATATGATCTGTCACCGGTTTCCAGATACATGCTGCCTAATTGTATTTCATGATCTCCCATATCAATATTCTCTGTATAAGTCCCCGGGGGGACTATCACCATATAACCATGACCTGCTGCATCGATCGCTGCCTGAATTGTGCTGTAATCATCAGGAACATGGATTATTGCCCCTCCAGCTGGATATACTATTATCGTACAATTTCCTGTGCTGGTATCAAGTCCGTCATCAATAGTGAATTCCCATACTTCCGAACCGGTATAATTATCTGGCGCTGTAATTGTCAGTTCAAATCCGTTCTGCTCCAGCATAATATCCTGCATCCCGGTGATATTGATAGTATAATCATCACCATCCACATCATAGGAATAATCTCCCAGATCAATAGTGAGTGATGCCCCGCTTTCAAAGCCAAATGAACCCGGCAGATTAAGTTCTGGAGGAGTATTAACTATTATATAATCCTCTCGCGTCATCACATCTTCTGTATCCCAGTTATATACCCGTAAACTTACACTGTATATGCCACTATTTTCATATTCCCATTCCGGATTCCGCTCCTCTGAGTCGATTGTCCCGTCAT
Above is a genomic segment from Candidatus Stygibacter australis containing:
- a CDS encoding C25 family cysteine peptidase, whose product is MKKLTVALLIMSTILILGAETVNLGDSENGIIVLDGTAGNTIIEYNCGSFETGDITIDGEIWNQIILKDESIWQQAGAPGLPQVNRNVIIPGRSAMEVEILSSEYIDLDMNVAPSKGILSREIDPADIDYSFGDIYLENEYFPGVVADLGNPYIFRDYRGISVKINPFQYNGATGILRVYTHLELRIASDGLSSENVKISESSAINHEFAELYKRHFINYTRDRYDVIEEQAGRMVIISDGDFIDEMQPFVDWKNQKGIATTIVDVATIGNNSTSIQNYITSEYEADDGLVWVLLAGDHAQVASKLYSGAGGDPQYTYLEGNDYYSEIFIGRFSAQTAAQAATQVERSVYYERDIVEGTWMQKGVGIASSQGANQGHYGEADYVHMGYIRDDLLDYGYLEVDEIYDTNGGNASMVSNALNEGRGIINYCGHGSTSSWSTTGFNITYVNALTNDYMLPFIQSIACVNGNFTSTTCFAEAWMRATHNGAPTGATAIFASSINQSWAPPMYAQDESIDLMCDEDLNTLGGLWFNGVSYMIDESGAVSMAKTWHIFGDPSLQVRTMQPAAMDITCSPTIVIGQESYVVETGIEGALICLSYQGEILAQGYSGADGNAYLALGVLPEEPCDLTLTVSAYNKITDIRDIQLMTAGGAYLQMVNYTLSSGDDDVLNAGEYADLGITLINIGDEDADDVEFLLTCESPDIFIIDGSEYIVTIGQNEMIDLEEIFSFSISEEALNGQPLTFDITATAGDQVWTYTIGEIITAEAGLISDIDAIDMLMGADETGISELTLKNNNYEGSLTYTIFIDETTGNRSIEGSTLICSAGGFEPGETVDWTFTCENNSVDWEWIKDIVIDFPDGITVNSAGDFAGGSDELEFTGELGNGASCNWHGETTSGWGYLQNGETATATLNLTILPGFIGDIELNWQLTGDDYGDAPHQINGLIDILSNGTDINWLTIADLSGSLEAGEEVVKELNFDTTGLDSGIYTAELLINSSENSLIVPITLYVEMGIIQYGDIDDNGQVDSFDSSLILQYIVGLDPQAAPLPWDEWRVLRADVDGNGTVGAYDAGLVLQYVVGLIDEFPAATGREHIAPYGEADIRVNGDNELEFYVQGEVYSLEVMTRTHDFVLGEPQVGNDILFAFNPANDIYRYAIVGFEQINGAESCLNIPVRGYKPQGELTFYLKVNGYEYEKSVYLGGHESVAPVISTLDGNYPNPFNPETTIDYSLSNDDMVVMSIYNIKGQLVKNLLSTRQEAGYHQVTWDGRDEKGNLSSSGAYIYMMRTSDGVQTRKMILLK
- a CDS encoding PKD domain-containing protein gives rise to the protein MNKLAVMGFNNYRRTIFILLLISAISSLWSIENDKDVPAWVNRVLFDAAGNEIWEFVADALPPADFRMPAVDVEQARLRREVVIIDDVPTFDWCYGCANTSAAMMMGYYDRNGYSNMYAGPANGGVCPSTNLSWGWGESPLSATHQGYDGLNVRGHVDDYYVSSGYEGEDPWMTGGWDPHEWADCTGDYMGTSQYGVGASDGATLFYIARDGSRLQGIPEGEGFRDRDGCVGMANFVSSRGYNAADYYTSQAGGVSYFTFIDYMAEIDAGRPVLIFVANDTVGHAMLGVGYDSSSNDIYLHDTWDWSTHTMDWGGEYSGMEHYAVCCLELSSNIVEADFEAEELHVLPNEVVEFTNQSSGYPTGYEWDFDNDGTIDSEERNPEWEYENSGIYSVSLRVYNWDTEDVMTREDYIIVNTPPELNLPGSFGFESGASLTIDLGDYSYDVDGDDYTINITGMQDIMLEQNGFELTITAPDNYTGSEVWEFTIDDGLDTSTGNCTIIVYPAGGAIIHVPDDYSTIQAAIDAAGHGYMVIVPPGTYTENIDMGDHEIQLGSMYLETGDRSYINQTVLYGDGDDVVTIFEGDIFQELAGFTITHSAGGSAIRLGDRPVYIHDMKVYYNMAAEGAGIYIEGGTPLIEYITFYENYLTGDGGTVYCVDAEPVLRNLTFYNNYGDEGSAIFGSGNSNINAMNLIIWGNDEDAVILEDNANMSVIYSNLEEFLEGEGNISSYPLFVDAGNYDLHLQEDSPCIDSGNPDTDGDGENWETDLDDQDADGSRKDMGSLPYGVNQGDNDEIIAGNALFVYPNPFYAGMTRGEISFRYEINFISDNTELKIFNVKGQMLESIKIPVRNGVINWDCKDTRGEFYSSGIYLVKIEGSGKPLFSKFLMLR